Proteins from a genomic interval of Zingiber officinale cultivar Zhangliang chromosome 1B, Zo_v1.1, whole genome shotgun sequence:
- the LOC122047323 gene encoding putative disease resistance protein RGA1 — protein MAVSLTVVGGWVAQAFIQTLIDKASDTAIQLFAERRGFAADMKKLRTSLLETRIILDKVQSSGSNSTKWKTLMRDLKDAAYDAEDLIDEFQYHLLRQKIKGEEEDKASGSSGLSNIFSAAKKRLFASSYSLGEDDIRARVREIQERLEGIAISVKDIMKVLPPNDQPEVKFQARESCSSPVTDILFGRDKELNQVVDWLLGSASQVKPASGFVNDTFSVLPIVGIGGVGKTTLAQYVHKDNRVQDHFHLKIWVCVSDNFSVQRLTKSIIESVTLKKEYDNIELEPLQKILHQHIAKKKFLLFLDDVWSDDKSIWEKFCALLKVGEHGSKIIVTTRDMKVSKMVSPAEPILLHDLDEDAFWKLFKKCSFGTLNPEDYPELEDIGRKIARKLKGSPLAAKTLGSVLQLDLRKQHWATIMKSDIWKVKQDEDSIMPALHLSYQYLNENLKQCFAFCSVFTKDTSYHKAHLVPMWMAEGFIEDNNTKRMEDVGNDYFLEFVNRSFFQEFKHGFYPYMMHDLIHDLAEMIAEEETCKIQSNEQTKKLPSTVRHLLVEKRKVPLELSGYDKLRTLLLKNSPPDSLFEKLRSIRVLDLSFCGLLELSGHIGKLIHLRFLDLSYNTEIKFLPDSLCDLYHLQTLRARNCFSMESIPQELHKLVNLRHIDADEKIWLMIKDVWRLTNLQELLTFSVREGDALKLGQLKDMTQFHGTLHIQNLENVVDSKEAQHAELKNKVHLQELVLKWNDEKDAKLEEEVIEGLQPHESLEILKINGYNGGRSPSWLMPKVLSILKKLELVNCKRWDDDLPFIGQRLHLIELLMDNMPALKRLSHEFEGKCFPKLEMLKLFNLPAFEEWFWTDGKDLFPCMRELVVINCPKLKRLPPFPPSLETLIIRGCPELILNNETADDEECDRLLPPSLKVLELSDSGEYAKLLPDCLHNLCLVTRLTISHCPHITSIPLVQLVELRWLFINYCDELTRMESLGLLKSLELLQIIGCPKLVQLNVEDEQAGSLSSLRKLCVDNTAVLKMFPLRNSLSFIIELEIAACSGEVIFEEAMQSLTAVTSLIFYNCKKLQSLPTELLHSLPYLEELTVANCPQIHSLPDIGLLPSLRMLTIDNCPQIHSLPEKGLPTLLECLNICDCPQIHEMPDQEGFPKSLYVFRCIGDVHPTLKEQSQKFYTDRNMRERALKLE, from the exons ATGGCGGTGTCACTGACAGTGGTGGGGGGATGGGTCGCGCAGGCCTTCATCCAGACCTTGATCGATAAGGCCAGCGACACAGCCATCCAACTGTTTGCCGAGCGCCGGGGTTTCGCGGCGGACATGAAAAAGCTTCGCACGTCGCTGCTGGAGACTCGAATCATCCTTGACAAGGTACAGAGTAGCGGGAGCAACAGCACCAAGTGGAAGACATTGATGCGGGATCTTAAGGATGCTGCTTATGATGCTGAGGACTTGATAGATGAGTTCCAATACCATCTCCTCAGGCAGAAGATCAAAGGTGAAGAAGAGGACAAGGCAAGTGGCTCCAGTGGCCTTTCAAACATTTTTTCAGCTGCAAAAAAAAGGTTGTTTGCTTCTTCTTATTCCTTGGGGGAAGatgatatcagagctagagtGAGGGAAATTCAAGAAAGGCTGGAGGGAATTGCTATTAGTGTGAAGGACATCATGAAAGTGTTACCACCAAATGATCAACCTGAGGTGAAGTTTCAGGCTAGAGAATCATGCTCTTCCCCGGTGACGGACATATTGTTTGGCAGAGACAAAGAACTGAATCAAGTGGTAGACTGGTTGTTGGGGTCAGCTAGTCAGGTGAAACCGGCATCGGGATTTGTCAACGATACCTTCTCCGTCTTGCCCATTGTCGGGATAGGAGGAGTTGGAAAGACTACTCTTGCTCAGTACGTGCACAAAGACAACAGAGTTCAGGATCATTTTCATCTAAAGATTTGGGTCTGTGTGTCTGACAATTTTAGTGTGCAGAGACTCACTAAATCTATAATAGAGTCAGTAACTCTTAAAAAAGAATATGATAATATAGAGTTAGAACCTCTTCAAAAAATACTCCATCAGCATATTGCAAAAAAGAAGTTTCTGCTTTTTCTTGACGATGTGTGGAGCGATGATAAGAGTATCTGGGAGAAATTCTGTGCACTACTCAAAGTCGGAGAGCATGGTAGCAAAATCATTGTTACAACTCGAGATATGAAAGTTTCTAAAATGGTTAGCCCGGCGGAACCAATCTTGCTCCATGATTTAGACGAAGATGCCTTTtggaaattgttcaagaaatgcTCATTTGGTACACTCAACCCCGAAGACTATCCAGAGCTAGAAGACATTGGTAGAAAGATTGCTCGCAAGTTGAAGGGCTCACCATTAGCTGCAAAGACACTCGGCAGTGTTCTACAATTAGATTTGCGCAAGCAACACTGGGCCACCATAATGAAGAGCGACATATGGAAAGTAAAACAAGATGAAGATAGCATTATGCCAGCTCTGCATTTAAGTTATCAATATCTTAATGAAAATCTGAAGCAGTGTTTTGCTTTTTGCTCGGTGTTCACTAAAGACACCAGTTACCATAAAGCTCATTTGGTTCCGATGTGGATGGCCGAAGGTTTCATCGAAGATAATAACACAAAGAGGATGGAAGATGTTGGAAACGATTATTTTCTTGAGTTTGTTAACAGATCTTTCTTTCAAGAATTCAAACATGGATTTTATCCATATATGATGCATGACCTTATACATGATTTAGCCGAGATGATTGCTGAGGAAGAGACATGTAAAATTCAAAGTAATGAACAAACAAAGAAGCTTCCCAGTACAGTTCGACATCTACTAGTAGAAAAAAGAAAAGTGCCGCTGGAATTGTCTGGATACGACAAGTTGCGTACCTTGTTGTTGAAAAATTCACCTCCCGATAGCCTCTTCGAAAAACTAAGAAGCATTCGCGTTCTGGATTTAAGTTTTTGTGGCTTGCTGGAGTTATCTGGACATATTGGTAAATTGAttcaccttcgtttccttgatttATCATACaatactgaaattaaatttttgcCTGACTCATTGTGCGACCTTTATCATTTGCAAACGCTAAGAGCACGGAATTGTTTTTCAATGGAGTCTATACCACAAGAATTGCATAAGTTGGTCAATCTGAGACACATTGATGCAGATGAAAAAATTTGGTTGATGATAAAGGATGTATGGAGACTAACTAATCTTCAAGAATTGCTAACATTTAGTGTTCGAGAGGGCGATGCCCTCAAGCTTGGACAACTAAAGGATATGACACAGTTTCATGGAACACTTCATATTCAAAATCTTGAGAATGTGGTCGATAGCAAAGAAGCACAGCATGCTGAGTTAAAGAACAAAGTCCATCTACAAGAATTGGTGTTAAAATGGAATGATGAGAAGGATGCCAAGTTGGAAGAGGAAGTAATTGAAGGTCTGCAGCCACATGAATCGCTTGAAATATTGAAAATTAATGGGTATAATGGAGGTAGGTCACCTAGTTGGTTGATGCCAAAAGTTCTATCCATTTTGAAAAAACTTGAATTAGTAAATTGCAAGAGATGGGATGACGATCTGCCATTTATTGGTCAACGTTTGCATCTAATTGAACTTCTCATGGACAACATGCCTGCTTTGAAACGACTGAGTCATGAATTTGAAGGCAAGTGTTTTCCCAAGTTGGAAATGCTTAAGTTATTCAATTTGCCGGCCTTTGAGGAGTGGTTTTGGACCGATGGCAAAGATCTATTTCCCTGCATGCGTGAACTTGTTGTCATAAATTGTCCTAAACTAAAGAGATTACCTCCCTTCCCTCCTTCCCTAGAAACGTTGATAATAAGAGGCTGTCCCGAGCTCATATTAAATAACGAAACGGCAGATGACGAGGAATGTGACCGCCTTCTACCGCCCTCACTCAAGGTATTGGAATTGAGCGACTCAGGTGAATATGCAAAACTTTTGCCTGACTGCTTGCACAATCTTTGTTTAGTTACTCGTTTGACAATAAGCCATTGTCCACACATAACGTCTATTCCTCTGGTTCAATTGGTAGAACTGCGATGGTTGTTCATCAATTACTGTGATGAGTTGACACGGATGGAGAGCTTAGGACTCCTTAAATCCCTCGAGCTATTGCAGATAATAGGATGTCCTAAGCTGGTTCAGTTGAATGTAGAAGATGAGCAAGCAGGGAGCTTGTCATCTTTGCGCAAATTATGTGTGGACAACACTGCTGTGCTTAAAATGTTTCCTCTGAGAAACTCACTGTCATTCATCATAGAACTTGAAATTGCCGCATGTTCTGGGGAGGTGATATTTGAGGAGGCGATGCAAAGCCTCACTGCTGTTACATCTCTAATCTTCTATAATTGCAAGAAACTACAATCTCTGCCGACAGAGCTGCTGCATAGCCTTCCCTACTTAGAAGAATTAACAGTGGCTAACTGTCCACAGATCCATTCACTGCCAGATATAGGACTTCTTCCCTCCCTACGGATGTTAACAATAGACAACTGTCCACAGATCCATTCTCTGCCGGAGAAAGGACTTCCTACCCTTCTCGAATGCCTAAATATATGTGACTGTCCACAGATTCATGAGATGCCAGATCAGGAAGGGTTTCCCAAATCACTATATGTTTTCCGTTGCATTGGCGATGTTCATCCAACGCTGAAGGAGCAATCACAAAAGTTCTACACGGATAGAAATATGAGA GAAAGGGCATTGAAATTGGAATGA
- the LOC122047329 gene encoding uncharacterized protein LOC122047329 isoform X2: MEKLCTSLLETQIILDEVHISRSDNTKWKTLMKKLKDAAYDAEDLIDEFQYHVLRQKIKGEEEDKASGSSGLPNILSAAKKKLFGSSHDMGARVREIQERLERIAKSMKSIMSVLLPNDRGKQPEVKFQVYQLPGQNALGCIRQSTQIPKRYYILGLVV; this comes from the exons ATGGAAAAGCTGTGCACGTCGCTGCTGGAGACTCAAATCATCCTTGACGAGGTACATATTAGTCGGAGCGACAACACCAAGTGGAAGACATTGATGAAGAAACTCAAGGATGCTGCTTATGATGCTGAGGACTTGATAGATGAGTTCCAATACCATGTACTCAGGCAGAAGATCAAAGGTGAAGAAGAGGACAAGGCCAGTGGCTCCAGTGGCCTTCCAAACATTTTGTCTGCTGCAAAAAAAAAGTTGTTTGGTTCTTCTCATGATATGGGAGCTAGAGTGAGGGAGATTCAAGAAAGGCTGGAGAGAATTGCTAAAAGTATGAAGAGCATCATGAGTGTGTTGTTACCAAATGATAGAGGGAAGCAACCTGAGGTGAAATTTCAG GTTTACCAGCTgcccggacagaacgcattgggatgcattagacagagtactcaaatacctaaaaggtactatatccttgggcttgtggtatga
- the LOC122047329 gene encoding uncharacterized protein LOC122047329 isoform X1, which translates to MAVSLTVGGWFAQAFFQTLFEKASDKAIRLFAERWGCAENMEKLCTSLLETQIILDEVHISRSDNTKWKTLMKKLKDAAYDAEDLIDEFQYHVLRQKIKGEEEDKASGSSGLPNILSAAKKKLFGSSHDMGARVREIQERLERIAKSMKSIMSVLLPNDRGKQPEVKFQVYQLPGQNALGCIRQSTQIPKRYYILGLVV; encoded by the exons ATGGCGGTCTCACTAACAGTGGGGGGATGGTTCGCACAGGCCTTCTTCCAAACCTTGTTCGAGAAGGCCAGCGACAAAGCCATCCGACTGTTTGCCGAGCGCTGGGGTTGCGCGGAGAATATGGAAAAGCTGTGCACGTCGCTGCTGGAGACTCAAATCATCCTTGACGAGGTACATATTAGTCGGAGCGACAACACCAAGTGGAAGACATTGATGAAGAAACTCAAGGATGCTGCTTATGATGCTGAGGACTTGATAGATGAGTTCCAATACCATGTACTCAGGCAGAAGATCAAAGGTGAAGAAGAGGACAAGGCCAGTGGCTCCAGTGGCCTTCCAAACATTTTGTCTGCTGCAAAAAAAAAGTTGTTTGGTTCTTCTCATGATATGGGAGCTAGAGTGAGGGAGATTCAAGAAAGGCTGGAGAGAATTGCTAAAAGTATGAAGAGCATCATGAGTGTGTTGTTACCAAATGATAGAGGGAAGCAACCTGAGGTGAAATTTCAG GTTTACCAGCTgcccggacagaacgcattgggatgcattagacagagtactcaaatacctaaaaggtactatatccttgggcttgtggtatga